In a genomic window of Brettanomyces nanus chromosome 1, complete sequence:
- a CDS encoding uncharacterized protein (EggNog:ENOG41), which yields MQTQYLDQLKKFGEAADKDRNTDQLEDTIGISDSQDLVGDEEDKAKYSIISFADGEQRMIFDKDESSESLQRTCHLYNEIGDYQNRSSPNKSILKVNDNDNHFMESIRAHNCDMVDVEEFVRCTDIYENIHPFEPTFNMKQKRKTLVCTQCSKRKVKCNKEIPCSNCVRRKEAYLCRRPFENDNMYHRIRRITGKVENSGSFDPISKSSSLGPTIASVGIDQPHTDIQARIQARLRQQQQQSTRPTVLEIEHPSILQHTRSPLLSNASIENYMSSLRSLTFGYTHMNGLLPPEESMPNGSKESSEWTTHRLRQLMSKMTYRTSYLLCSFACKYTTFLHYGVVDQLFMEDHERFWKSADNMNHSLWEVVQNYKENKESTLDVKYWLSLYYAMLCVGVYFSVDRLSGQYPYTTEEMAELPRTLFKASLECLEETRFVERADIRTIQIYCVLTTCLHALGNVYIHKQLLSVVVGIAKALRLDRVPPDTSTSGKPNFYREVSRRLWYSFFIVDSVSNVPRRLIGEFTTAFPRLISTSELLGETPEAAEGAYYAGFTSDCKIELPSPSDDISGLLYERLMAEMSQIKQDSYRERYNLDFVSNAWCRMISLRDRLNEYFGSEPYTELDNSISQFAKYLLFSSLERECLGLGARLLTLTSRQFWLENFRAECLRMALELVGHDSLNCTPAYYKKYWIVGQHLIYACLFVLLDMLMFDHENCQENMKRIKDAIPTVRSLRSTHYTVRVGLAVIEKLYYLVGSVRLRHRGHGTVEEFSLREFLGELEVANPGYRAASTHEESSVIMPLLGKSQYLRSGVTSMRSEETRESKGSTESFTTSIPDKTENPSATFLDPELDSVLDDTGWKEFLGFFFGKQEASV from the exons ATGCAAACGCAGTACCTTGAccagttgaaaaagtttggAGAAGCAGCAGATAAAGACAGAAATACAGATCAACTCGAAGATACCATAGGGATTTCTGATTCGCAGGATTTGgttggagatgaagaggacaaAGCCAAGTATTCCATAATAAGCTTTGCTGATGGAGAGCAGAGAATGATTTTTGACAAAGATGAAAGCAGTGAATCTTTACAAAGAACTTGTCATCTGTATAATGAGATAGGTGATTATCAAAACAGGAGCTCACCTAACAAATCTATTTTGAAAGTTAACGATAACGACAATCATTTCATGGAATCGATTCGAGCACATAATTGTGATATGGTGGATGTGGAAGAGTTTGTGAGGTGTACAGATATTTATGAAA ATATTCATCCATTTGAACCCACTTTCAACATGAAGCAGAAGCGGAAAACACTTGTTTGTACGCAGTGTTCGAAGAGGAAGGTAAAATGCAACAAGGAAATTCCTTGCAGCAATTGTGTCAGGCGAAAGGAGGCATATCTTTGCCGTAGGCCGTTCGAAAATGATAACATGTACCATCGAATTAGACGTATTACCGGGAAAGTTGAAAATAGCGGATCTTTTGATCCGATCTCTAAATCTTCGTCGTTAGGCCCCACAATCGCATCGGTGGGCATCGATCAGCCTCATACAGATATCCAAGCGCGGATTCAGGCCCGATTACggcaacagcagcaacagtCTACGAGACCGACAGTACTCGAGATTGAACATCCCTCGATTCTACAGCATACTCGCTCACCGCTTCTCAGCAATGCCAGTATAGAAAACTACATGTCCTCTTTGAGGTCCTTGACATTTGGATACACGCATATGAATGGCCTTCTCCCGCCGGAGGAGAGCATGCCCAATGGTAGCAAGGAGTCGTCCGAGTGGACGACTCATCGACTTCGCCAACTTATGTCCAAAATGACCTATAGAACATCCTATTTGCTTTGTTCATTTGCCTGCAAGTACACTACATTTCTCCATTATGGTGTGGTCGATCAGCTTTTTATGGAAGACCACGAGAGATTTTGGAAATCCGCTGATAATATGAATCATTCATTGTGGGAAGTTGTACAGAACTATaaagagaacaaagaaTCCACTCTGGACGTGAAGTACTGGCTTTCTCTATACTATGCAATGCTCTGTGTGGGGGTTTACTTTAGTGTCGATCGTCTTAGCGGACAGTATCCGTACACTACGGAAGAGATGGCCGAATTACCAAGAACCCTATTCAAAGCATCACTCGAGTGCCTTGAAGAGACACGCTTTGTGGAAAGAGCAGATATCAGAACGATCCAGATCTATTGTGTGCTGACTACATGCCTTCATGCGCTAGGGAATGTGTACATTCACAAACAATTGTTATCTGTGGTTGTGGGAATAGCCAAGGCATTGAGGTTAGATAGGGTGCCTCCTGATACCAGCACTTCCGGAAAACCTAACTTTTATAGAGAGGTGTCCAGAAGACTCTGGTATAGCTTTTTCATTGTAGATTCAGTGAGTAACGTTCCTCGAAGACTTATAGGAGAGTTTACCACGGCATTTCCTAGACTCATAAGCACTTCAGAGCTTTTGGGAGAAACCCCAGAGGCAGCTGAAGGAGCATATTATGCAGGCTTTACTTCTGATTGCAAGATCGAACTACCCAGCCCGTCGGACGATATATCAGGACTTTTATATGAGCGTTTAATGGCTGAAATGTCGCAGATCAAGCAGGACAGTTATCGCGAGAGGTATAATCTGGATTTTGTTAGCAATGCATGGTGTCGGATGATTTCATTAAGGGATAGACTGAATGAATATTTTGGTTCCGAGCCCTATACTGAACTTGATAACAGTATAAGTCAGTTTGCTAAATACTTActattttcatcattagaaagagaatgcCTTGGATTGGGTGCCAGGCTTCTTACACTTACAAGCCGACAATTCTGGCTAGAAAATTTTCGTGCAGAGTGTCTCAGAATGGCCCTAGAACTAGTAGGACACGATTCCCTCAATTGCACTCCAGCTTACTATAAAAAGTACTGGATTGTGGGCCAACACCTCATTTACGCTTGCCTATTTGTGTTACTGGATATGCTTATGTTTGACCATGAGAACTGCCAAGAAAATatgaaaagaatcaagGATGCAATTCCTACTGTGAGGTCGCTTAGATCAACTCATTATACCGTCAGAGTCGGACTCGCTGTCATAGAGAAACTATACTACTTGGTTGGCTCAGTTCGCCTTAGACATAGGGGACATGGTACTGTGGAGGAATTTTCTTTACGAGAGTTTCTCGGGGAATTGGAAGTTGCAAACCCTGGTTATCGTGCGGCTAGCACACATGAGGAAAGCTCAGTCATTATGCCTCTGTTAGGGAAATCCCAGTATTTAAGAAGTGGTGTTACCAGTATGAGATCGGAAGAGACACGAGAAAGCAAAGGTAGCACCGAAAGTTTCACTACATCTATTCCTGATAAGACGGAGAATCCGTCTGCCACATTTTTAGATCCAGAACTGGATAGTGTCTTGGACGATACTGGCTGGAAGGAGTTTcttggtttttttttcggcAAACAGGAAGCAAGCGTGTAA
- a CDS encoding uncharacterized protein (EggNog:ENOG41), which translates to MTSNRASKRVSSTLVGVTAGQPEKEIVEDALFRQYLQELSEESSPMKLLNGYNTWFPGVDMSEENAFFYNAFAKGFMVSVSPQLAHKNLQISAVFIPPGISNPILRSVFYACGAAFLCWRRKDMCQIAEKKYEQCLSMVSRFIDKKSIIGNESWLLVALLCFCLREKYHGEDVTLNTCHLVAALEIIRLWQANKRRIPGFLKSLAPQKHAQNKLLKQSSGRSILQGIYGKLEERTDDSDSGSDNFFCLDDEVSPASFSTVSNNLQQAQLKNATIFHQLIGKMRPQLMEEAESIEREIRQDCSSPSDSEDACISISKVGMSEISSHFMPGDQTVDACERTLLESFLYNYTINLFICDKNAVEYLASPFDVFKAFKDFLSPRIYDCPVPWMNNPVMGASLPAFEIAAKTNWLALQYPLSEKNRKLAVLLMKSAKYYALPVLPANIKAREPKNVQRRLMESCYMGGMVSKASFIFLKKLLNPDIQGSDSEIVETVESFNKDLFMLTLHSQISAICAWPMAIVGVAAVQQEHRDYLVWRINNFCDVVRSEASSTVLKYWEVIWGEEKDGLRALGSSLDALLDRRYLKYLFI; encoded by the coding sequence TCGACCCTTGTAGGTGTGACGGCAGGACAGCCAGAAAAGGAGATTGTAGAAGATGCACTGTTTAGACaatatcttcaagaactcaGCGAGGAATCTAGTCCAATGAAGCTTCTTAATGGTTACAATACCTGGTTTCCAGGAGTTGATATGTCAGAAGagaatgctttcttttACAATGCATTTGCCAAAGGATTCATGGTGTCTGTTTCACCGCAGTTAGCTCAcaagaatcttcaaataagCGCCGTTTTCATACCACCTGGAATATCCAATCCAATTTTACGATCTGTATTCTATGCCTGTGGTGCAGCCTTCCTTtgttggaggaggaaagaCATGTGCCAAATCgcagagaagaagtatgaGCAGTGCCTTAGTATGGTTAGCCGATTTATAGATAAGAAATCGATCATCGGCAACGAATCCTGGCTTTTGGTTGCACTGCTCTGTTTTTGCTTGAGAGAAAAGTATCATGGCGAGGATGTAACACTTAATACTTGCCATTTGGTGGCCGCACTAGAGATAATACGTCTTTGGCAGGCCAATAAACGGAGGATTCCTGGatttttgaagagtcttGCCCCCCAAAAGCATGCTCAAAATAAACTACTGAAACAATCATCGGGTCGCTCCATTTTACAAGGAATTTATGGTAAGTTGGAGGAGAGGACAGATGATTCGGACTCTGGTTCTGACAATTTCTTTTGCCTAGATGATGAGGTGTCTCCGGCCAGTTTTTCTACTGTTTCTAATAACCTGCAACAAGCCCAGTTGAAAAACGCAACCATTTTCCATCAACTCATCGGCAAAATGCGCCCACAGTTaatggaagaagcagaaagtaTTGAGAGAGAGATCAGACAAGATTGTTCTTCTCCTAGTGACTCCGAAGATGCCTGTATTAGTATCAGCAAAGTGGGCATGTCAGAGATATCGTCTCACTTTATGCCAGGAGATCAGACAGTGGATGCCTGTGAGCGTACTCTTTTGGAGAGTTTCCTTTACAACTACACGATCAATTTGTTTATATGTGATAAGAATGCTGTAGAGTACCTTGCATCACCTTTCGATGTGTTCAAAGCATTCAAGGACTTTCTATCTCCTCGGATTTACGATTGTCCTGTGCCTTGGATGAACAATCCTGTCATGGGAGCCTCTTTACCAGCGTTTGAGATAGCCGCTAAGACTAATTGGTTGGCATTGCAATATCCTTTAAGTGAAAAGAATAGGAAACTAGCCGTATTACTAATGAAGTCCGCCAAATACTACGCTCTACCAGTTCTTCCGGCCAACATTAAAGCCCGAGAACCAAAGAATGTACAAAGAAGGCTCATGGAAAGTTGCTATATGGGAGGTATGGTGTCAAAGGCTTCCTTTATCTTTCTAAAAAAGCTTCTCAATCCCGATATACAAGGATCTGATAGTGAAATTGTGGAGACTGTTGAAAGCTTCAATAAGGATCTTTTCATGTTGACATTGCATAGTCAAATCTCTGCTATTTGTGCTTGGCCCATGGCCATTGTTGGTGTTGCTGCAGTTCAACAGGAACACCGGGATTACTTGGTCTGGAGAATTAATAATTTCTGCGACGTGGTTAGATCAGAAGCTTCGTCAACGGTATTGAAGTATTGGGAGGTTATCTGgggagaagaaaaggatggTTTGAGAGCCCTcggttcttctttggatgcGTTGCTTGACAGAAGATATTTGAagtatttatttatttag